From one Sulfurimonas sp. HSL-3221 genomic stretch:
- the trpB gene encoding tryptophan synthase subunit beta gives MYIPEPSTFDPDTNGHFGIFGGRYVPETLMPALLELEKAYEQYRFDEAFWSEVDGYLKDYVGRPSPLYYAANVSEELGAKVYIKREDLNHTGAHKVNNVIAQGLLAKKLGKQKVIAETGAGQHGVATATIAALLGLECEIFMGAKDVARQELNVFRMKLLGAKVHAVESGSRTLKDAMNDAIRHWVTHARDTFYIIGTVAGPHPYPMMVRDFQAIIGWEARAQILEKEGRLPDTVVACIGGGSNAIGMFQHFLEDKEVQCIGIEAGGLGTETDKHGASLLKGRPGVLHGQMSYLLQDADGQILEAHSISAGLDYPGIGPEHAFHKENGTVAYDTITDDEALEAFVWLSRKEGIIPAFESSHAVAYLKKMPDIAGKLVIVNLSGRGDKDMIQAKDMLHFD, from the coding sequence ATGTACATCCCCGAACCCTCCACGTTCGATCCCGATACCAACGGCCATTTCGGCATCTTCGGCGGCCGCTATGTTCCCGAAACCCTGATGCCGGCCCTGCTGGAGCTTGAAAAAGCGTATGAACAGTACCGTTTTGATGAAGCCTTCTGGAGCGAGGTGGACGGCTACCTCAAAGACTATGTCGGCCGTCCCTCCCCGCTCTATTATGCGGCCAATGTCTCCGAAGAGCTCGGCGCGAAGGTCTACATCAAGCGCGAGGACCTGAACCACACCGGTGCGCACAAGGTCAATAACGTCATTGCCCAGGGGCTGCTGGCGAAGAAACTCGGCAAGCAGAAGGTTATCGCCGAAACCGGCGCGGGGCAGCACGGGGTCGCCACGGCGACGATCGCCGCCCTGCTGGGGCTCGAGTGCGAGATCTTCATGGGAGCCAAGGATGTCGCCCGCCAGGAGCTCAACGTCTTCCGCATGAAACTGCTGGGCGCCAAGGTCCATGCCGTCGAAAGCGGGTCGCGTACCCTCAAAGACGCCATGAACGACGCCATCCGCCACTGGGTCACCCATGCCCGCGACACCTTCTACATCATCGGCACCGTCGCCGGACCCCACCCCTACCCGATGATGGTCCGTGACTTCCAGGCGATCATCGGCTGGGAAGCCCGCGCGCAGATCCTGGAAAAAGAGGGCCGCCTCCCCGACACGGTCGTCGCCTGCATCGGCGGCGGCTCCAACGCCATCGGCATGTTCCAGCACTTCCTCGAAGACAAAGAGGTGCAGTGCATCGGCATCGAGGCCGGCGGTCTGGGGACCGAGACGGACAAGCACGGCGCCTCCCTGCTCAAAGGGCGCCCCGGGGTCCTGCACGGCCAGATGAGCTATCTGCTCCAGGATGCCGACGGCCAGATCCTCGAAGCGCACTCCATCTCCGCCGGTCTGGACTATCCCGGGATCGGGCCGGAACACGCTTTCCATAAGGAGAACGGTACGGTCGCCTACGACACCATCACCGACGATGAAGCCCTGGAAGCCTTCGTCTGGCTCAGCCGCAAGGAGGGGATCATCCCGGCCTTCGAGAGCTCCCACG